The DNA sequence TTTGCCATTCCCAATCACTTACACTCCTAGATTGTGCAGTTCCGTTCAAGGTTTGCTTTATTCTATCCTAGGTAAGCAGTGAGACACTGAGCACACAGAAGAAAACCAGAATTTAAACATTCCAAGATGTACAGGTGCTTGAGAGCTTTAAGATTATCGTGTCCAGATATTCACCTGTTCCTACAGCGACCTCCGATGTAGAGTGCGTCTTAATTCCTCAGTTAAATAATCCCGTCCAGCCAGCTTGCTCGGctggtttgctttttttttttactctgtggTATGTGGGATGCGATTAGGCGTAACCGGTTTACCAAGAACCCCCACCGCTGCCGTTCGTTCTCACCTGCTGGTTGATCAAACCGAGGCACTCGGTGTAGTTGGTCCAGTTTCCCCAGAGCCAGTTGCCGTCAGCGCCGCACACTCGGTAGGCGTAGAGACCTGGGAAATCGTGGGGCTTGAGTTCGGCCGTCATCTCACGAATTCGGTGCCAAAATCAAACGTTTTACGGAAGCGTATATCGAGAACATGCCAATGCCCCCAAAGTTATTCCCCGTTGTGCGCGCGTTTTATACGCCATTTTTCTGTATACAATACAGAAATACAATACAATGGGCACCTGATAGGTTATTAGAACAAGTGCGTAGAAGAATAGCTCAAGGTCGACGCGGTACAAATAACTGAAAATTTTGAAGGAAATGACGCAATAACAAGAAGTTCCCGCCTCAGTTCGGCCGTGCATCTTACGTTCGCATTGGCGTTCGCCAACCGGGCTGGCAGACTATAGTGTTCCCATTTCAACGTCAGGTAGCAAGACAGATGGGGTTACACTCGATAGAGGAAGTCGACAGAATTTTATTGAATACATGAATGACCCTCAACGACAAGGACTGATATACTGGTACTTGATAAACGCAATGAGTGTTCTGGGTGCGTTATTGagataaagtcaagcatgggcttcaagttaagattcATCTCTGAGTGCCGGGGTTATTCTCTGAAGTCTTTGAGCAGTcttgaaaaccgcgatagctcctcatcttatatgacgtgtgcacactgattatgcatgatttgaccgaacacaaagaaaaatagttatttctgattccacGTCTTTTCGCCTTTAGTCcacggctattggtcaaacgttttcgtgctgcacccacttcacctgcctgtcacgcgacatcacaaaaccgtgAGAACTCACCgcgccaaagtgacgtgtacgcgttaaaggtgcacTAATATGCCGCACAAAACTTAAtcttcttctgaatagccgctggCTGCCCGTTGCGAAAGGAGTTAAACATGGCTGcagccgatcactcaggcaccgGACATCGCACCCACCGGAGAGCATGGGTCTATTTGCGTATGATAAAgctttctgcgtggccgtgtaacgttttcgagtactttcggtacgtttacaacctcgttctgccaactcttctttgcttagggtccgttttagcgtcattcttaaccttccgttgcacgccgccgcgattttcgaccagtcagcgcaagctaagtaaggggaaagcgggccaatcgcagacgccggttatctcttcatacggttatcgattttcagtgcactggctcggcctcatcgaaaCCCTCCCCACTTGATCGTGCTCCTCGCtccttgtcagccaattatataagacaagccactcagtttaggcaatgttattcgcttttcaagcaaacaaaattggcctcctatgaacgaggagagcgtttcattggtctattcggacaaccctgcgggtcatcgctcgatgcttgcgtcggcagttacgcaaatttgacgtcaggaagttgtaataaaaacatattggaatagttttacgttataggcctCCAAGTTCCTTTTAGAACTGGAAAATGAGGTTAAACTTGTTCTTTGGAATTTTGCTGAATTTGTAATCTTACGATCTGAAGGTTCAAGGAAAATGTCAGCTGCCATTATCCATAGTATTGCATATATATCAGTAAATAAAGAGCCATCTGCGCCCTGCGATTAAATTCACAGTTTATTCCTGCTCTGCACAGGCACTAGACAGACGTGAAATGTTTCGGTAGATGCGTTAGGCCATGGTAAACTTACATTATATAGCATCCCAAAACGCGTACGTTACTTTAGGTTCACTTGAGAGTTTTAGCGGCAATTTTAGCGACTTTGCAGCAGGATTTAGAGGAAATTTAGCGTCATCTCGGACTCATTTCGTCGacgcgctcgaaaaaaaaaaatgtgtcagcACTGGCTGAGCGTATGCTCGTTTTTAATAGCAAACACGTTTACGAGTGCTGTGTTGTAGAAACAGGGCAGGTACGACTAAGTGCCGTATAAGTGCACGTGTTATTAAAAAGGTGTATCCTCGTGACGTTCCCAAGTGGAAGTTGTGGAAGTTCAGCCGATCCTTTTGAATATAAAAATTTTGTAAATGCTGCTTATTGAGTTACGTCGGTCCACTGCCGCGTAATTTGACATATGGCCGAAGGAAAAACGTCCAGAATTTCTGGATATTGTCGCACTACCATTGCTTTCCCATTACAACCTCCTCTAAAAGAGCGAGAAGGCGCGACACGTGGTGTCCAGTTCACTTGGGTCCAACGTGCACGACACAATTTCTCAAAAACAGTGAGCGATATCGCGCTGTCTAAGTGCCTCGCAAAATTTGCATCGTCATTTATTCCAATAACCCTTCTTATTTTGTACAAAAACATGTCATCTTCCGCCTCGAAAAAGGACTCTCGAGTCTAGGTCATCAGGAGAGAAAGAAGACGCGAGTTGAACTGCTAGGCCTAAGTTCTAGCAGTTCTCGCTTCGGGCTGTGTGGAAAAATATCAACAAAAGCAAAGCTACTTCAGCCACCTTCGCGTCTAAGCTGCCAAGGTTTTAGAAGCGCGCGCTGTTCCCTCGTCCATTAGGAGCGTGTCGGCGCCATTAGCCATTCATCCGCATTTTGCTCTCGCAGTCGACACTATTTGCACGTCCTCTTCCGTCGCGCTCGTTTCGGGACTCGTTTCGAGCTCCCGTTCAATGAGCGCCGTCGACCGTCTGGACGGGAAGTGTTTTGGGTTTTTGTCTTCCGACTTGCGCCGTCTGCTCATTTGCGATCTTTGCGCGACAGGCGAAGCGGCCGAGCTGGATCGTCACGTCCGCCGAACCCACGATAGACGTGTCTCCGTCCGAAGAACACGTATGTAGTTATCCGAGACCGTGTGCAGCGCAATTAATTCCGCACGAGGGGATGACAGGCGACGGCGTAAGAACGTGAACTGCTCCCGCCGGGCCAACCGCTCATTAACGGGCAACGCGAAGCGACCCGGACGGGGGGCTGCCTTGGAGTGAGAAGAAAGGACAACGGCGAGGAAATTGAGAGAAGACCGTGTTTAATCGAATGCCAGAAGGCAATTTGACTCGCTCCCTAATGAAGCGCCTTTTAGTTCACACCTAAGTCTCGTAAGAGAAGGCGGGGACTAGAGCACTCTCGCTAATTAATAAGGGGCTTGCTGCGACCTAGTTGGTCAATGAATAGTTATCGCAATGTTTCACTTGCACCGAGTGCAATCAAGACAAAAGAACGAGTgtatcgcaaaaaaaaacaggTATAAGAAGGATCTGGTTGGTAATTCTTAATGAAAACGATCGCAGCACGGAAGCGCACAATGGACGAGTAACAGGGACGACAGGCACAAGCGCTGACATTAAACTGAAGGTTTAGGTTCAGTTTCGCAGATACGTATAAGCAAATTCGGAAACACGTGGCACGTGGCATGGGTATATGTGCCtgggaaaatgaaaatgaaacacACGTTCAGTTGAAAGTCAGTTATCGCGTACGTCTGCCCCACTAATTGTTCTTTCGTCTGTTTCTGCGCTGTACAGGTAGTCGCTTTGACTACgcgtcgacaaaaaaaaagcatgtgcttTGTCTCAGTGTTGCTAGTTCTCCGCATTATGTCAGGCTTCGTACattcagagagagaaagagagagttgCAAGCCATGCGGTGAGTTTTGGCGGTTTGGACAACAACGGGTGAATCATCGCATATATAGTCTCAGTCCCCGCATAGTTGCTTTCCATAACTCTGTCACCCACGCTCCTTAAGTGACGGCTAGGGGAATATAAAGATGTGATATAGGGGAATGGGAAATCGGGCGCAGTTCTTGAGAGTGTCAGAAACTTCAACCGCGCATTTCATTCATGTCTTCTGATACCCACTTAGAGGGATACAGAAAACTTTAGTTTTCTAAACGACGGTCTCCAGCTCGGCGATGTGACGCGCTGGTAAAATATCTGCGCATGAAAACCTATGGCGTGCGCTTTCGACCGTGCTGGCATAATAAAACTCAAACAAAAAATTCAGTGGAACGCGTGAGTCTTGATTGTTCCGCGAACGCTTCTTGCAGCCTCTGACAGCTGGCTAGCGATTATAGTTAGAGCAGATGGCGTAACTGTCTAACCAGGCGAACGAATTACGTTAACTTTAAAGCAGCGCCGACGCAACAATTCATCGCTTTTCAGCTGTCATCTTTTTTTTCCTGCAGCAATGTTGAAGGACGTTTGTTCCACCGGGAGAAGTCGCGCATCCACCGAAAAGATGAAAACAGACGGAGACGCGCACACACCTCCTCTCCTCCACTAGTGTCTGCAGCTTAAGGACTCGTTCACACctgcgacttgaggaggtcgcgcgatcaCTTGCGGCTGGCCCCCCAAAAAGCGACTGAAGGCGACCGATGCTCATGCCGGCAAGTGCGACCGGCCAGTCGCCATCTGCTCACAGTCACATCGCCATGTAAGCTAACTATCAGCGTATTCAGACGTTCTGTTCCTGCGCATCAGAATTCAGAATGGTTCAGCAGTTTTGCGACTGCGGTCAGGTgactgaaaaatcgagcagctAGAGACTGGCCGAAAATGGTCGCCTTTCGAGAAACATCGACCATTTGCGGCAATTTGCGACCAACTTCGTCGCGCGACCGCTGTCCGTCGCCGGTGCGAACGAGCCTTAAATGCCACTGCGGTGCGACAAATGTTAGACTACGGCTAAGTAGTTTTTATACATAACGCGCTCTTGCCCATTTCAAGAGAAGGAGCAAAGCTTTTCTTGATCGAGAGTTCTCGCAGAACGAGGCTCACTGTTGGCTCCGCCCACATTTCACGCGCCCGGGCGCTGCAGAAGAACTTCTATAAGAACTTCGAATTTCGAATTTCGAAGAACTTCGAATTTTCTATAAGCGCGTCTGCCAGAGACGCGAGCGACGCGCCTGGTCAGTTCGGCTGCGGAGCGAGAGAGGAATCAAGTCGACACGCTTTCACGCTCCGCTAAATCGACTCGGTAGGGAAGTATGCATCTTACCACACAGCACGGAATCAGACGAAGGACGCAAATGAGGGACGTCTGCAAGCGCTGTCTCTCGTGTAGACAAGCACTGTATATATGCGCTGCATGTAGCGCAACTAGCCCGGTGCTTCTCTGCAGCGGAGGCTAGGGATCCTTCTTAACATGCACGCTCAAGCGTTGTTAAAACAAGCCATAGGTGTGCGTACGAAGGTGGCATgtctttggttgacctccctgccttttcggcttcactcctctctctctctctctctctctctctctgtgcctaGAGAGGGCAGCGTACTACGTTCCGCTGGCGTATGAAAGCTGTGCGCATGCCCAATAGCGCTCGTAATTTGCGATTGTACGTGGGCAGATTGTTATGATACCCGTCAGGACGAGTGGAGCTGACCGTAAGCGCTCAGCCAAAACTTTCCGCTCGCTGTGTCTTTGAGGCTTTCTTTCAATGATACAGAGGATGCTCAGACGGTCCGTGTGCAGTTGCGCTGAATTGAGACGCATACGCCAATTTATATTgcaatgcgaatagcattctcaGGACACTTCACGCCATATTCTGGTATTTATGCACGTGCCGGTGTCTAACCGCTTTCCTTTCACGTCAACGCAGGTCACTGCGTGCACTATTTACAACTATTTTAGCACGAGTGCACCTGAGACGGAAAGTTGTAATAGCTACACGCCTGCATGGTGCATACttgttaaaattaatccggagtctcccactacggcgtgcctcgtaatgagattGCGGTTCTGGCTTGTAAAGCCCCAGCATTTTATTGATTTTAATTCACTGCGTACAGGTAAGGGCACGTTTTGTGTTGAGAGCCAACTTGTGAACGGAAGTGTTACAGTAAATGTCGCTCATTTTCCCCCCGTGACCCTAAGGGATAGAGAAGCTATCCATACAAAATAGCCATGCAACATAACCATGTGCATATTCATGCCATCCTTGCTAAAAAGTAAACGGAGTGCTAGCTCAACATCTCTTGTTTAGAAACCGAAGAACCACCACGCGCGCTCTGCACAATTTACCGAGCAAACTTCACAAACGACTGAAGATCCATATTTTACATTCCACAAATGTTGTGAGGCTATCTTTTATGGGTATACTTCTGACTTAATTCCCTGGCTCAGACTATCTTTGTTTCTTTGTGAGCGCTCTGTATATTCAACGCGACGACCAAATACTTTTAGTCTCCTGACTCATGTTTAGAATTGTTTAAAATTTATTTACAAGGCTAATATTcctttctgtacattttcttttttattaaatgTAAAATATGGAAAGCTAGGTCACAAGTAGGGCAGACTATTCCGAAATCATCGgcaggaaaaacaaaaagaagacagaaaggtAATGCAAATACCACAATTTTTCGAAGTCATTAAAATAATGGCAAAGCTTTAGCGCAGTAAGTGAATGAGTCCCAGATTAAAAAAAACGTGATGAGGTTACAAGACAACACAAGCATGACAAGATCATGTAAACACAGAGAAAATTAAAGATGCACATTAACAGCTGTTTTCAAAACATTGTCAATTCACTGTCTGCGCGAGAAATCGCGTAGTGCCTTCAGTGCACCAGCACTTCGCACAGAGAGAAGGCGGCTATCCAGAGATTTAGGACGACTGCGAAATATCTCTCGCTGCTTGTCATGTGCATCGTTTCCACTGGACACGGACCCTTACCCTTGGCGAGCGAAGCGTCCGACTCTGCCAGCGAAATGTCCAGCGAGGCGATGATGTGCGCGCAGGGCTTGCGCAGTGCCCTCCCTGCTTCAGTCGGCGGCCAGCAGGTGAAGGAGTCCCACGCCGACGGGCAACCTTGGCCGTACGCCACCTGGGGCTCGTGGAGAGACAGCTGCTGACTCTGCTGTTCGGGGCCGGCTGTGTGACGCGCCGAGAGTGATTCCGCTCCCGAGGATATTCCTGCGCAGagaataaattaaaaaaattaccgacgattacgttacttcctaatgcgaaatttgagcgcagcaaataagctgtttcaccttttcgatagattgaggcaaagaaatcgagcaacacatgtatgcgctatcacagaattttttttttatttttcacacgtattcctttaacaaagactccactaacagttcttgacagtcatgaaggaagctttgtggtcggagaaatagactgatatatgttcgacttggtacaccaatgcttgattctcaaagacgagatctatacaagtgcctcgcgaggttgtcacagccgtgggacgcgttacgagcgagaggaacgggatgttctcccgcataagtgttaggaaattgctgtttgtctttatgtcaacattaaagtcccccactactaacatcggtgtggatcgatggacggttaatgcgagttgcaggaagtgcacgacgtctttcgtgagtgcggtagcggactcacgaaagcggtatcagtcggtcgctgctagcgctggggggatgaaaggggggcggagctggttacgaggccgacgacaacgccgacgacgacgcgaaacccaggaacggacgccaaagagccatttgtgtagccagccctcctccacagtctctcctcctcccttccatcatcctccctcgcccggagagccgacagcgcgcatgcgcggcggcggagcagattcgtcggcgagctggttaggaggccgacgacgacgcgaaacccaggaacggacgccaaagagccatttgtgtagccagccctcctccacagtctctcctcctcccttccatcatcctccctcgcccggagagccgacagcgcgcatgcgcggcggcggagcagcagattcgtcggcgagctggttacgaggccgacgacaacgacgacgacaacgccgacgacgacgacgacgcgaaacccaggaacggacgccaaagagctgcgctctaaaattgaaGTTATATATGAAAAATGCAAACAGAACCCACCTTTTGGGGAGTGTTTATCGTCGTTAATGGGATTAGGATTCAAGTGATAGgacacatctatctatctatctatctatctatctatctatctatctatctatctatctatctatctatctatctatctatctatctatctatctatctatctatctatctatctatctatctatctatctatctatctatctatctatctatctatctatctatctatctatctatctatctatctatctatctatctatctatctatctatctatctatctatctatctatctatctatctatccatcatctatctatctatctatctatctatctatctatctatctatctatctatctatctatctatctatctatctatctatctatctatctatctatctatctatctatctatctatctatctatctatctatctatctatctattctgttctgttctgttctgttctgttctgttctgcgTATATCTGTCTGACAATTTTCCCACCAACTTAGGTTACTGGGGAGGCAGTCCACAATTTATTGGCCTGCGCATCGGGCTCTTGTACTGAAGGAACCGTGTTTGCAGCCAATCGTCGGACccagcttgggtcactaggtatgtggCGCTAGACAAGTGCCTCTTTTCATAAAACTATTTGATGTCAACGTCGGAGCATCGGTTACGTGCCACCTGGTCTGTTCCACTCTTCAATGACACTATTTAGCCAAAAAGTGGGTGTCTGGATACGCGCCGCTAGGTATGTCTCGCTCTTTGATGAACTTATTTGATGCTAACTTgagtaactaggtatgtgccattgagtaCGTGCCTCTATTCAGTGGCAAAAAAAGATCCTTTAAAATTTCTCATATGCTTCGCGGAATCAAACTTGCCCCACGTATGAacttcgcggcggcgccggcAGATGGCGCGGCGTGTGCACTGGGAAGTGCAAGAGGGGACGCCGGCTGCGTACACATTTCCGCGTTGGCAATATGGTGCGTCGATACGTTGGTTCAATGCTATTGGCGTCAGTTCCACATTCATCATGAGATGGGCTGTGCCGGAATCTTTAGCTTGTCGGAGCCAAGCTAAGAGCAAGATCACGCCCAAGGACGGGTAAAAATTATCTAGGAAAATTGTAGGCCGATTCCAGATATAGCGCAGCTCGAAAAGCGGACGGAGGTAGGGGTGACAAAGCGGGGATTTAATGCGAATTAAGGAGTCCCGCAGCGGCAGGTGATGCACCTGAGTGGAGACGTAAGCTTGAATATCAATATGACATCGTTATCATGCTGTTGCCGTCATTCTGTCATCGTTATTTCATTGCCTTATGTCATTGTGGTCACTCTTTCTTTGTCATGTCATTGTCTTGTTTTCTGCCGTTTTTACTCTGTGCTGTCACTGCGTTGGTCATATCGTCGTCGCCAGGCCGTATCCAAGCTGTCCTTGCTGTTTTATCGTCGCCGTTGCATAGTCTACATCGCGCCGTCGTCGTCCACCGTCGTCTTGATTTCACCTTCGTCATTGTTTTGTCTTCATGACAACGTCGACGCGTCGCGGCCGTGGTACAGTCTTCGTCAAGTCGTTGACTTCattgcgttgtcgtcattccattgTTCTCATTTTGCCATCAACGACCCGTCGGCATCGCTCCAACATTGGCATCACGTTGTCGTCACGACGCCGTAGTCAGACCATCGCCGCCTATCCTTCGTCGTCATTCTAAGGTCGTCGTGTAGTCGCCGTGACGTCATCTCGTTATATCATCGTCGCCACTTTTTACAAATGCTATTTTTGGCGTCGTTTACACCTTACATAAATGCTTCGTGTGACATGTTGAATTATCGAGGATAATGtgccttattttttttctaacatCCTTCTTTCTATTAGCAAGACTGTGGACGAGTGAAAAGGCTAAAAACATTTCACAAAGCGCGAAGTGGGGCAAACAGGCTAATAATGCTAATCACGTTAAAAAACGAGGTAAATTTGCGCTGTTAGTTCTACTCAGCATTTCGGTACAAGCAGGACAAATACTCTAGGGAAGATGAAGGTTTCTAGGGATCGAGAGTGGCCGAACAGGGGACGATGttgctgaagccaacgtttcgataaaaCGATTTGTCTTCGTCAGAATAGCAACGGCTTTCTTTGACAGCTTTTCTTCTGCGCTACTCCCTCTGCGCCACTGGTTGCGAGTTAGCCAGCGGtaccaaaaaataaaataaactgtaGACATTGATGTTCGGATGTACTAAACGCCTTACACGCACAACGTGACTTCGTTTCACGTCTGTGTGCTGGTTCCCGCTAAACACAACACGTCCACTTTGCTGAAAACACTTGCACGTTTCAAGGGCTGTTCAACATAACGTGTTCTTAAGCtttggttaaaaagaaagaaacaaagttttCCTTTCTCGCAACTGTTGTAGCCCCTAAATAAATTGCGCACGTGCTTCGAGATGGCGATGAAATTCTTGCTACAAAATATGCAATGAATGAATGTACGATAACATGAAATTTATttagattttttttatattaggactcaccagaaaaatgcgcaaagCATCACTTTACCGTCTTGGCTTTCCGTCAGTGCAGTTTAAAGCACCCCTGAACGAAATTATGGTTTTGTGACACACATATCGGATAAATTAGTGATTTATTTTAACGGGCATATGCGGATCACTAAAGCAGAAACTTGGGCTCGCTGGTGCCACATTTGAAGAAAGAAGAATAGAGGGCGCTCGAAAGGGGGTCGGAGGCAAAGATGAAACCACAGCGCAGCCATCAACTctgagaaagagagataaaagcAAAGGAAGGAGAGGGAGGTTCTCAGGTCAGTGCAGCGTTATTTCGTTCTATTGCGGAGATGCGCAGAAAGGTAGCTGAACGGGGTCCATTCACCGAGGCCGGTTTCTTGGGTTTCGGCGCTGACGCGCGGATCTCTTATCGCTGCCAACACGTCTTTCCTGTCCAGCGATGTTCTTTGCAGCCTGCGAGAATTTCCGAGGTCCGAGTCCTTTCATACTGAGGAGGTCTCTGGTTCTCGGCGTCCTGATTCAAAAGCTTACTCCCACACCCACCTTAGTCCACTGTTTTCCTTCCTCGGTCGTCGACGGTCATAGCATGCGCCGGATGTATAAGCGATATACCAGCGGAGCATCGAGGTAAGACGATACCTGACAGTGACGAAGACGCAGAACCATACAGTGCATGCAACGTCGGGTTGATGTGTGACACTTGTGCCGTAAGCCTTTTCACAGATTGCAAGGCAGGCGTTCCGCCGACACGTGAAAGGCGCACTTGGTGATACTCGCTGTCCGAAACTTGATATAGCGTATCAGAACTCCTCCGTTAGGGTAGTTAGGGTCGTAGCCGTATTAGGTAACGATTAAGTCCCTTTTACTTTTTCATTCTGATGTTTCGACATTGGTTCAGACGAAAAAGCAACGACGTCACTGCCGCAATGCGCCATCGGAAGTTGATACGAAAATAACGGTAAGTAAAACAGAGTGTTACGAAATACGGACAGCAGTACAGCGCCCAGCTCTCATTACGTGTGTATTCCAAGTTCAGCTTTTCAAGTCCTtgtattttttcttcctttcttccaccgttctctctctctctctctctctcgcccacgACATTTGAATTCCTCATCTTCTCTCTTGTGCAGAGT is a window from the Dermacentor albipictus isolate Rhodes 1998 colony chromosome 6, USDA_Dalb.pri_finalv2, whole genome shotgun sequence genome containing:
- the LOC139047029 gene encoding calcitonin gene-related peptide type 1 receptor-like: MTSNMTTGGIGTAASTTVGQELWSLGSRFIETSTASLEHLLRQNVVTILDYQLNEAECAELDARLADQAGGISSGAESLSARHTAGPEQQSQQLSLHEPQVAYGQGCPSAWDSFTCWPPTEAGRALRKPCAHIIASLDISLAESDASLAKGLYAYRVCGADGNWLWGNWTNYTECLGLINQQSGQQSSSAVSLAVVYILLLFSLLSLIFLSASMFIFCYFK